A genomic stretch from Telopea speciosissima isolate NSW1024214 ecotype Mountain lineage chromosome 7, Tspe_v1, whole genome shotgun sequence includes:
- the LOC122668199 gene encoding protein NDR1-like: MSEFMSCCKCCLSFIFSVGLSALFLWLSLCPSLPTFSIQNFYVPALNTTTTTTGGGTTVAIDFIIDNSNKFKGIYYDDLNIALYYAPNLNSFPVGNDSMPGFYQGHKKKATKKTTLQEAKIPRAAAVKTVSSNGTVSFRVDLGTKVRYKIVGRKTRRHKIKVQGDVSVDKQGKKTHKKSIKLKSAAHGGGGCNWHCFYRVMASSIKKMSTSNA; the protein is encoded by the exons ATGTCGGAGTTTATGAGCTGCTGCAAGTGTTGCCTGAGCTTCATTTTCTCAGTGGGACTCAGCGCTCTCTTCTTGTGGCTCAGCTTGTGTCCTTCCCTACCCACCTTCTCCATCCAAAATTTCTATGTCCCTGCCCtaaacaccaccaccaccaccaccggcGGCGGCACCACCGTAGCCATCGATTTCATAATCGACAACTCCAACAAGTTCAAGGGAATTTACTACGATGACCTCAACATCGCTCTTTATTACGCCCCAAACCTAAACAGCTTCCCCGTAGGAAACGATTCCATGCCTGGGTTCTATCAGGGACATAAGAAGAAGGCCACCAAGAAGACAACCCTTCAGGAGGCGAAGATTCCTAGGGCAGCGGCGGTGAAGACGGTTTCGTCGAACGGAACGGTGAGTTTCAGGGTGGATTTGGGGACGAAAGTGAGGTATAAGATCGTTGGCCGGAAGACCAGACGACACAAGATTAAGGTACAGGGTGATGTCAGTGTTGACAAACAGGGAAAGAAAACCCACAAGAAATCGATTAAGCTGAAATCCGCCGCGCACGGCGGAGGTGGCTGCAACTGGCACTGCTTCTATAGGGTTATGGCAAGTTCCATTAAGAAGATG TCTACTTCAAATGCATAG
- the LOC122668200 gene encoding amino-acid permease BAT1 homolog, with protein sequence MTNSQPQARQMDTGEKNLDRKVHTLEVDSGEKRLNELGYTQELRREMSLLKIFGITFSSMALFIGTTLYGSSILYAGPAPMIWGWVVVTFFTWFIGIAMAEICSSFPTAGSLYFWAAHLAGPRWGPFASWCCAWLEVIGLVSGIGAQAYSGSQTLQIIILLCTGTNKGGGYFAPPWVFLCMYIALTITWAVLNIFALQVVAFLDIISICWQVIGGLVVVIMLPLVAPHTQSASYVFTHFKTSPELTGISSTPYAVILSVLLSHYCLYGYDTAAHLTEETKGADKNGPIAILSSIGVITIFGGAYYLALTFCIQDLNYLYDPTNETAGALIPAQIFYDAFQGRFHHSGGAIVFLFIIWGSYFFCGLSVTASAARVVYALSRDGGIPFSSIWRLLHPKYKVPKNAVWLCAAIAIVLGLPLLKVNVVFTAILSINTVGWIGSYAVPIFARLVMDEKNFKPGPFFLGRTRRPICLVAFLWICYTCSVFLLPTFYPINWNSVNYAPIALVVCLTLIMLWWVLDARKWFKGPVRNIKLQNGNV encoded by the exons ATGACTAATTCACAACCTCAG GCTCGCCAGATGGATACGGGAGAGAAAAATCTTGACAGGAAAGTTCATACTCTTGAAGTTGATTCAGGAGAGAAGCGTCTCAATGAGCTGGGTTACACGCAAGAACTCAGAAGAGAAATG TCTCTGTTGAAGATATTCGGGATTACATTCTCAAGCATGGCTCTTTTCATCGGGACCACTTTGTATGGTTCAAGTATTCTTTACGCAGGGCCTGCACCTATGATATGGGGATGGGTGGTGGTTACATTCTTCACCTGGTTCATTGGGATTGCGATGGCTGagatttgttcttctttcccA ACAGCTGGTTCACTTTACTTCTGGGCTGCTCATTTGGCTGGCCCCAGATGGGGTCCATTTGCATCTTGGTGCTGTGCTTGGCTGGAAGTAATCGGCCTTGTTTCTGGGATAGGTGCACAG GCTTATTCAGGGTCACAGACATTGCAAATCATCATTCTACTATGTACTGGTACAAACAAGGGTGGCGGATACTTTGCTCCTCCCTGGGTGTTCTTATGCATGTACATAGCTCTAACCATCACATGGGCAGTACTCAACATATTTGCATTACAAGTTGTAGCGTTTCTTGACATAATCTCAATATGCTGGCAG GTAATTGGTGGTCTGGTTGTAGTTATAATGCTCCCCTTGGTGGCACCACATACTCAATCTGCTTCTTATGTGTTCACTCATTTTAAGACATCTCCAGAGTTGACTGGGATCAGTAGCACACCCTATGCAGTGATTCTATCAGTACTTCTCAGTCATTACTGTTTGTATGGTTATGACACTGCTGCACATCTAACAGAGGAAACAAAGGGTGCAGACAAAAATGGTCCTATTGCAATTCTCTCAAGCATAGGAGTCATCACAATTTTTGGAGGGGCTTACTACTTAGCTCTTACTTTCTGCATTCAG GATCTGAACTACTTATACGACCCTACCAATGAGACAGCTGGGGCACTTATACCAGCACAAATATTCTATGATGCATTTCAGGGAAGGTTCCATCACTCTGGAGGAGCTATAGTTTTCCTCTTCATCATATGGGGATCCTATTTCTTTTGTGGCCTTTCAGTCACTGCTAGTGCAGCCAGAGTA GTGTATGCTTTATCAAGGGATGGAGGAATTCCCTTTTCGTCGATTTGGAGACTATTGCACCCAAAGTACAAGGTGCCAAAGAATGCAGTTTGGTTGTGTGCAGCCATCGCCATTGTTCTTGGACTACCCCTTTTGAAGGTTAATGTTGTCTTCACTGCCATCCTTTCTATAAATACAGTTGGGTGGATTGGTAGCTATGCAGTGCCAATTTTCGCGAGGCTGGTAATGGATGAGAAGAATTTCAAACCTGGACCTTTCTTTTTAGGACGAACGAGAAGGCCAATTTGCCTAGTGGCCTTCCTGTGGATATGTTATACCTGTTCAGTGTTTCTATTGCCAACTTTCTACCCCATCAACTGGAACTCTGTCAACTATGCACCCATTGCTCTGGTTGTATGTCTGACATTAATAATGCTGTGGTGGGTATTGGATGCAAGGAAGTGGTTCAAAGGACCAGTCAGGAACATCAAGCTTCAGAACGGAAATGTTTAA
- the LOC122669528 gene encoding amino-acid permease BAT1 homolog, with protein MDRGEETLDRRVHSLEVDSGEKRLNELGYKQELRREMSLLKTFGITFSSMAVFIGTPLYGSSILYAGPAPMIWGWVVVTFFTWFIGIAMAEICSSFPTAGSLYFWAAHLAGPRWGPFASWCCAWLEVIGLVSGIGAQAYSGSQTLQIIILLCTGTNKGGGYFAPPWVFLCMYIAQTIIWAVLNIFALQVVAFLDIISIWWQVIGGLVVVIMLPLVAPHTQSASYVFTHFEKSPELTGISSTPYAVILSVLLSHYCLYGYDTAAHLTEETKGADKTGPIAILSSIGVVTFFGGAYYLALTFSIQDLNYLYDPSNETAGALIPAQIFYDAFQGRFHHSGGAIVFLFIVWGSYFFCGLSVTASAARVVYAFSRDAGIPFSPIWRQLHPKYKVPKNAVWLCAAIAIVLGLPLLKVNVVFTAILSISTIGWVGSYAVPIFARLVMDEKNFKPGPFYLGRARRPIGLVAFLWICYTCSVFLLPTLYPINWNTFNYAPVALVVCLTLIMLWWVLDARKWFKGPVKNVKLQNGNV; from the exons ATGGATAGGGGAGAAGAAACTCTAGACAGGAGAGTTCATTCTCTTGAAGTTGATTCAGGAGAGAAGCGTCTCAATGAGCTCGGTTACAAGCAAGAACTCAGAAGAGAAATG TCTCTGTTGAAGACATTCGGGATTACATTCTCAAGCATGGCAGTTTTCATAGGGACCCCTTTGTATGGTTCAAGTATTCTTTACGCGGGGCCTGCACCTATGATATGGGGATGGGTGGTGGTCACATTCTTCACCTGGTTCATTGGGATTGCGATGGCTgagatctgttcttctttcccG ACAGCAGGTTCACTTTACTTCTGGGCTGCTCATTTGGCTGGCCCCAGATGGGGTCCATTTGCATCTTGGTGCTGTGCTTGGCTGGAAGTAATCGGCCTTGTTTCTGGGATAGGTGCACAG GCTTATTCAGGGTCACAGACATTGCAAATCATCATTCTCCTATGCACTGGTACAAACAAGGGTGGTGGATACTTTGCTCCTCCCTGGGTGTTCTTATGCATGTACATAGCTCAAACCATCATATGGGCAGTACTCAACATATTTGCATTACAAGTAGTAGCTTTTCTTGACATAATCTCAATATGGTGGCAG GTAATTGGTGGTCTGGTTGTAGTTATAATGCTCCCCTTGGTGGCACCGCATACTCAATCTGCTTCTTATGTGTTCACTCATTTTGAGAAATCTCCAGAGTTGACTGGGATCAGTAGCACACCCTATGCAGTGATTCTATCAGTACTTCTCAGTCATTACTGTTTGTATGGTTATGACACTGCTGCACATCTAACAGAGGAAACAAAGGGTGCAGACAAAACTGGTCCAATTGCAATTCTTTCAAGCATAGGAGTCGTCACATTTTTTGGAGGGGCTTACTACTTGGCTCTTACTTTCAGCATTCAG GATCTGAACTACTTATACGACCCTAGCAATGAGACAGCTGGGGCCCTTATACCAGCACAAATATTCTATGATGCATTTCAGGGAAGGTTCCATCACTCTGGAGGAGCTATAGTTTTCCTCTTCATCGTATGGGGATCCTATTTCTTTTGTGGCCTTTCAGTCACTGCTAGTGCAGCCAGAGTA GTGTATGCTTTCTCAAGAGATGCAGGAATTCCCTTTTCGCCAATTTGGAGACAATTGCACCCAAAGTACAAGGTGCCAAAGAATGCAGTTTGGTTGTGTGCAGCCATTGCCATTGTTCTTGGACTACCCCTTTTGAAGGTTAATGTTGTCTTCACTGCCATCCTTTCTATAAGTACAATTGGGTGGGTTGGTAGCTATGCAGTGCCAATTTTCGCAAGGCTGGTAATGGATGAGAAGAATTTCAAACCTGGACCTTTTTATTTGGGAAGAGCTAGAAGGCCAATAGGCCTAGTGGCCTTCCTATGGATATGTTATACCTGTTCAGTGTTTCTATTGCCAACTTTATACCCCATCAACTGGAACACTTTCAATTACGCACCCGTTGCTCTGGTTGTATGTCTGACTTTAATAATGCTGTGGTGGGTATTGGATGCAAGGAAGTGGTTCAAAGGACCAGTTAAGAACGTCAAGCTTCAGAACGGAAATGTTTAA
- the LOC122669529 gene encoding amino-acid permease BAT1 homolog, with the protein MDRGEETPDRRIHPLEVDSGEKRLNELGYKQELRREMSLLKTFGITFSSMAVFIGTPLYGSSILYAGPAPMIWGWVVVTFFTWFIGIAMAEICSSFPTAGSLYFWAAHLAGPRWGPFASWCCAWLEVIGLVSGIGAQAYSGSQTLQIIILLCTGTNKGGGYFAPPWVFLCMYIAQTIIWAVLNIFALQVVAFLDIISIWWQVIGGLVVVIMLPLVAPHTQSASYVFTHFEKSPELTGISSTPYAVILSVLLSHYCLYGYDTAAHLTEETKGADKTGPIAILSSIGVVTFFGGAYYLALTFSIQDLNYLYDPSNETAGALIPAQIFYDAFQGRFHHSGGAIVFLFIVWGSYFFCGLSVTASAARVVYAFSRDAGIPFSSIWRQLHPKYKVPKNAVWLCAAIAIVLGLPLLKVNVVFTAILSISTIGWVGSYAVPIFARLVMDEKNFKPGPFYLGRARRPIGLVAFLWICYTCSVFLLPTLYPINWNTFNYAPVALVVCLTLIMLWWVLDARKWFKGPVKNVKLQNGNV; encoded by the exons ATGGATAGGGGAGAGGAAACTCCAGACAGGAGAATTCATCCACTTGAAGTTGATTCAGGAGAGAAGCGTCTCAATGAGCTTGGTTACAAGCAAGAACTCAGAAGAGAAATG TCTCTGTTGAAGACATTCGGGATTACATTCTCAAGCATGGCGGTTTTCATAGGGACCCCTTTGTATGGTTCAAGTATTCTTTACGCAGGGCCTGCACCTATGATATGGGGATGGGTGGTGGTTACATTCTTCACCTGGTTCATTGGGATTGCAATGGCTgagatctgttcttctttcccG ACAGCTGGTTCACTTTACTTCTGGGCTGCTCATTTGGCAGGCCCCAGATGGGGTCCATTTGCATCTTGGTGCTGTGCTTGGCTGGAAGTAATCGGCCTTGTTTCTGGGATAGGTGCACAG GCTTATTCAGGGTCACAGACATTGCAAATCATCATTCTCCTATGCACTGGTACAAACAAGGGTGGCGGATACTTTGCTCCTCCCTGGGTGTTCTTATGCATGTACATAGCTCAAACCATCATATGGGCAGTACTCAACATATTTGCATTACAAGTAGTAGCTTTTCTTGACATAATCTCAATATGGTGGCAG GTAATTGGTGGTCTGGTTGTAGTTATAATGCTCCCCTTGGTGGCACCGCATACTCAATCTGCTTCTTATGTGTTCACTCATTTTGAGAAATCTCCAGAGTTGACTGGGATCAGTAGCACACCCTATGCAGTGATTCTATCAGTACTTCTCAGTCATTACTGTTTGTATGGTTATGACACTGCTGCACATCTAACAGAGGAAACAAAGGGTGCAGACAAAACTGGTCCAATTGCAATTCTTTCAAGCATAGGAGTCGTCACATTTTTTGGAGGGGCTTACTACTTGGCTCTTACTTTCAGCATTCAG GATCTGAACTACTTATACGACCCTAGCAATGAGACAGCTGGGGCCCTTATACCAGCACAAATATTCTATGATGCATTTCAGGGAAGGTTCCATCACTCTGGAGGAGCCATAGTTTTCCTCTTCATCGTATGGGGATCCTATTTCTTTTGTGGCCTTTCAGTCACTGCTAGTGCAGCCAGAGTA GTGTATGCTTTCTCAAGAGATGCAGGAATTCCCTTTTCGTCAATTTGGAGACAATTGCACCCAAAGTACAAGGTGCCAAAGAATGCAGTTTGGTTGTGTGCAGCCATTGCCATTGTTCTTGGACTACCCCTTTTGAAGGTTAATGTTGTCTTCACTGCCATCCTTTCTATAAGTACAATTGGGTGGGTTGGTAGCTATGCAGTGCCAATTTTTGCAAGGCTGGTAATGGATGAGAAGAATTTCAAACCTGGACCTTTTTATTTGGGAAGAGCTAGAAGGCCAATAGGCCTAGTGGCCTTCCTATGGATATGTTATACCTGTTCAGTGTTTCTATTGCCAACTTTATACCCCATCAACTGGAACACTTTCAATTACGCACCCGTTGCTCTGGTTGTATGTCTGACTTTAATAATGCTGTGGTGGGTATTGGATGCAAGGAAGTGGTTCAAAGGACCAGTCAAGAACGTCAAGCTTCAGAACGGAAATGTTTAA